A section of the Terriglobia bacterium genome encodes:
- a CDS encoding cold-shock protein, whose protein sequence is MEQGTVKWFNDAKGFGFISRETGEDVFVHFSAIQASGFRSLREGQAVQFTVTKGPKGLQAENVQPL, encoded by the coding sequence ATGGAACAAGGAACAGTGAAGTGGTTTAACGACGCCAAGGGCTTCGGCTTTATCAGCCGCGAGACCGGCGAAGACGTGTTCGTGCATTTCTCGGCCATCCAGGCAAGCGGTTTCCGCAGCCTGCGTGAAGGCCAGGCGGTGCAGTTCACCGTGACCAAGGGACCGAAAGGGCTCCAGGCAGAGAACGTCCAGCCGCTGTAA
- a CDS encoding cobalamin-dependent protein (Presence of a B(12) (cobalamin)-binding domain implies dependence on cobalamin itself, in one of its several forms, or in some unusual lineages, dependence on a cobalamin-like analog.), whose protein sequence is MEPHPKGTKARILLSGVFGPYARDDEFGSRTINPMELFQNQVTRAQGAFSLRMFHRSWGIMMIQENISAPCTVLDFPTRERFAEELKREQYDVVGISSIIMNVWKVREMCRMVRELSPGTTILVGGHVAAIPGLERMIDADHIVKGEGIAWMREYLGEDPRAPIRHPHIVSAFGVRVMGLPDRPRPGRTAATFIPSVGCPMGCNFCTTSAFFGGKGKSVDFYETGDELFHVLCEIESALHVQSFFVMDENFLLNRTRALELLRRMKEHGKAWVFYVFSSANAIRKYSMQELVELGVSWIWLGLESPRSGYSKLNGTDTMALARELHAHGIKVLGSTIVGMEHHTPENIRDEIEYAVSHDTDFHQFMLYTPIPGTPLHQQMKEEGRLLEDMDPADIHGQFKFNFRHASISRDDSKRFLDWAFLRDFERNGPSLFRVCKTMLEGWKRYKDHPDARVRRRFEWEVRDLKATYAWLLWAMEKRLKKSNRSVSEQIHSLRRDLSKEFGVLRTRFLAAVIGPILLWAHKREEKRLAAGVTYEPPTIIERRNWAST, encoded by the coding sequence ATGGAACCTCATCCCAAGGGCACGAAAGCCCGCATTCTTCTTTCCGGCGTGTTCGGGCCTTATGCCCGCGACGACGAATTCGGCAGCCGCACCATCAACCCGATGGAGCTCTTCCAGAACCAGGTGACGCGCGCCCAAGGCGCCTTCTCCCTGCGCATGTTCCACCGCTCCTGGGGGATCATGATGATCCAGGAGAACATCTCCGCCCCCTGCACGGTTCTGGATTTCCCCACGCGCGAGCGGTTCGCCGAGGAGCTGAAGCGCGAGCAGTACGACGTTGTCGGCATCAGCTCCATCATCATGAACGTGTGGAAGGTGCGGGAGATGTGCCGCATGGTGCGCGAACTCTCGCCGGGCACCACCATCCTGGTCGGCGGCCACGTGGCCGCCATCCCCGGCCTGGAGCGCATGATCGACGCCGACCACATCGTGAAAGGCGAAGGCATCGCCTGGATGCGCGAATACCTCGGCGAGGACCCGCGTGCCCCCATCCGCCATCCGCACATCGTCTCCGCCTTCGGGGTGCGCGTGATGGGCCTGCCCGATCGCCCGCGGCCGGGGCGGACCGCCGCCACTTTCATCCCCTCGGTCGGCTGCCCCATGGGCTGCAATTTCTGCACCACGTCGGCATTCTTCGGCGGCAAGGGCAAGTCCGTGGATTTCTACGAGACCGGCGACGAGCTCTTTCACGTGTTGTGCGAGATCGAATCGGCGCTCCACGTGCAGTCGTTCTTCGTCATGGACGAGAACTTCCTGCTCAACCGGACACGCGCGCTCGAGTTGCTGCGCCGGATGAAGGAGCACGGCAAAGCGTGGGTCTTCTATGTCTTCTCCTCCGCCAACGCCATCCGCAAGTACTCCATGCAGGAACTGGTCGAGTTGGGGGTCTCCTGGATCTGGCTGGGGCTGGAATCGCCGCGCTCCGGCTACTCCAAGCTGAACGGCACTGACACCATGGCGCTGGCCCGTGAACTGCACGCGCACGGCATAAAAGTTCTCGGCTCGACCATCGTCGGCATGGAGCACCACACGCCGGAGAACATCCGCGACGAGATCGAGTACGCCGTCTCCCACGACACCGACTTCCACCAGTTCATGCTCTACACGCCCATCCCGGGTACGCCTCTCCACCAGCAGATGAAGGAAGAAGGCCGGCTGCTCGAGGACATGGACCCGGCCGATATCCACGGCCAATTCAAATTCAACTTCCGGCACGCCTCCATCTCGCGCGATGATTCCAAGCGCTTCCTCGACTGGGCGTTCCTGCGCGACTTCGAGCGCAACGGTCCCAGCCTCTTTCGCGTATGCAAGACCATGCTCGAGGGCTGGAAGCGCTACAAGGACCATCCCGACGCGCGCGTCCGCCGGCGATTCGAGTGGGAGGTCAGGGACCTGAAGGCGACCTACGCGTGGCTGCTATGGGCGATGGAGAAGCGCTTGAAGAAGAGCAATCGCTCCGTCAGCGAGCAGATCCATTCCCTGCGCCGCGACCTGTCGAAGGAGTTTGGAGTGCTGCGCACGCGCTTCCTGGCGGCCGTGATCGGCCCCATCCTGCTCTGGGCCCACAAGCGCGAGGAGAAGAGACTGGCGGCGGGAGTGACTTACGAACCGCCCACCATCATCGAGCGCCGCAACTGGGCCTCTACCTAG